The following proteins are co-located in the Trichormus variabilis 0441 genome:
- the hisF gene encoding imidazole glycerol phosphate synthase subunit HisF, with amino-acid sequence MLSKRILPCLDVKAGRVVKGVNFVDLKDAGDPVELAKVYNDAGADELVFLDITATHEDRDTIIDVVYRTAEQVFIPLTVGGGIQSLENVKALLRAGADKVSINSAAVRDPELIDRASDRFGNQCIVVAIDARRRVDPSNPGWDVYVRGGRENTGLDALSWAKEVEKRGAGELLVTSMDADGTQAGYDLELTRAIAESVEIPVIASGGAGNCEHIYTALTEGKAEAALLASLLHYGQLSVAEIKNYLRDCQVPVRLYA; translated from the coding sequence ATGTTATCTAAAAGAATCTTACCTTGTTTAGATGTGAAGGCGGGACGGGTAGTTAAAGGAGTTAACTTTGTTGATCTCAAGGATGCTGGTGATCCGGTAGAACTGGCCAAGGTTTACAACGATGCTGGGGCTGATGAGTTAGTGTTTCTGGATATTACGGCTACTCATGAAGACCGGGATACGATCATTGACGTTGTTTACCGGACTGCCGAGCAGGTCTTTATTCCCCTGACTGTAGGTGGTGGTATTCAATCCTTAGAAAATGTTAAAGCTTTGTTACGCGCTGGGGCAGACAAGGTTAGTATTAACTCTGCGGCAGTACGTGACCCAGAATTGATTGATCGGGCGAGCGATCGCTTTGGTAATCAGTGCATCGTTGTAGCGATTGATGCTAGACGCAGAGTAGATCCCAGTAATCCCGGTTGGGATGTTTACGTGCGTGGTGGTAGAGAAAACACGGGTTTGGATGCCTTATCATGGGCGAAAGAAGTGGAAAAGCGCGGTGCAGGTGAACTCTTGGTAACGAGTATGGATGCTGATGGTACTCAAGCTGGTTACGATCTAGAGTTAACACGGGCAATTGCTGAGTCTGTAGAAATACCAGTTATTGCTTCTGGTGGTGCGGGTAACTGTGAACATATATACACTGCTTTAACTGAAGGGAAAGCGGAAGCTGCTTTATTGGCATCGCTGCTACATTACGGTCAACTCAGCGTGGCTGAAATTAAGAATTATTTGCGTGATTGCCAAGTTCCAGTCCGCTTATACGCATAG
- a CDS encoding response regulator, whose protein sequence is MIGSNTQPLLVIEDSDEDFEALQRVMQREVVLNPVFRCTDGEDALDFLYHTGAYLDPATAPCPSIILLDLNLPGTDGREILAQIKQDHNLKHIPVIVLTTSCNPKDIEICYQYCAASYILKPIDINRLVKTIQSFLTYWLDIVILPDAVSN, encoded by the coding sequence ATGATTGGTAGCAACACCCAACCTTTATTAGTAATTGAAGATAGCGACGAAGATTTTGAGGCTTTGCAGCGAGTCATGCAACGAGAAGTTGTCTTAAATCCTGTTTTTCGTTGCACTGATGGTGAAGATGCTTTAGATTTTCTCTACCATACAGGAGCTTATCTCGACCCAGCAACGGCTCCTTGTCCCTCGATTATTTTGCTTGATTTAAATTTACCGGGAACTGATGGGCGAGAAATATTAGCGCAAATTAAACAGGATCATAATCTCAAACATATTCCTGTGATTGTCCTCACAACTTCTTGTAATCCTAAAGATATTGAAATATGTTACCAATATTGCGCCGCTAGTTATATCCTTAAGCCTATAGATATTAACCGTTTAGTTAAAACTATTCAAAGCTTTTTAACTTATTGGTTAGATATTGTGATTCTTCCTGATGCTGTTAGCAATTAG
- a CDS encoding SDR family NAD(P)-dependent oxidoreductase: MPTALITGASGGIGKAFAQELAARQTNLVLVARSQDKLHQLAQELQQQHKIQVDVIAKDLTETDAVADVFDITKSQGLTIDCLINNAGFGDYGDFAESDRTRQIKIVQLNVLALVDLTHRFLPLMRQSRSGSIINVASIAGFQPIPYLSVYAASKAFIVSFSEALWAENRQYGVRVLVTCPGPTETDFFTEANFPQALAETTNKVMSSEEVVLKSLKALENWEPTVIISDTSTQLRSNVARLVPRKTLLSLLAKHFKA; this comes from the coding sequence ATGCCAACTGCTTTAATTACGGGTGCTTCTGGCGGTATAGGTAAAGCCTTTGCTCAAGAATTAGCGGCGCGTCAGACAAATCTTGTGCTTGTAGCGCGATCGCAAGATAAGTTACATCAATTAGCTCAAGAATTACAACAGCAGCACAAAATTCAAGTAGATGTAATCGCTAAAGACTTAACAGAAACAGATGCAGTCGCGGATGTATTTGATATCACCAAAAGCCAAGGACTGACAATTGATTGTTTAATTAACAATGCTGGGTTCGGCGATTATGGTGACTTTGCCGAAAGCGATCGCACAAGACAAATTAAAATTGTCCAGTTAAACGTTTTAGCATTGGTAGATTTAACCCATAGATTCTTGCCTTTAATGCGTCAAAGCCGTTCGGGAAGCATTATTAACGTCGCTTCTATTGCAGGCTTTCAACCGATACCTTATCTTTCCGTTTATGCCGCAAGTAAGGCTTTTATTGTGAGTTTTAGTGAAGCTTTATGGGCAGAAAATCGCCAATATGGTGTTCGTGTTTTAGTTACTTGTCCAGGGCCAACAGAAACTGACTTTTTTACTGAGGCTAATTTTCCCCAAGCTTTGGCGGAAACCACAAATAAGGTAATGAGTTCTGAAGAAGTTGTCTTGAAATCACTCAAAGCCTTGGAAAACTGGGAACCAACGGTAATTATCAGTGATACTAGTACCCAACTTAGAAGCAATGTGGCTCGACTTGTACCACGCAAAACTTTGCTTAGTCTTTTAGCTAAACACTTTAAAGCTTAG
- a CDS encoding photosystem II S4 domain protein — protein sequence MLPREELLKGVENRDSVARVIDQAEQAIKTWEVVVTDFFSPPELAEIQRVFSRLTDVQLVAWGGYPQAERQRLAIARAELPLDQSQVSLVVLEIAGNFLFDSATHRDFLGAMLGTGIVREKTGDIIVLGERGAQAIVVPELAEFLQIHLNQVRSVPVKTQPIELAELKVREPKKKELTTVEASLRLDAIASAGFGMSRSKMVDLIDSGDVRVNWKEVTQASSQVKSGDLIAIRGKGRLEVGEIAVTKKERYRVQLTRYM from the coding sequence ATGCTGCCACGAGAAGAACTTTTAAAGGGTGTTGAAAATCGAGATAGTGTAGCTCGTGTAATTGACCAAGCAGAGCAAGCTATTAAGACTTGGGAAGTGGTTGTGACAGATTTTTTTTCTCCGCCGGAGTTGGCAGAGATTCAACGGGTGTTTAGTCGGTTAACAGACGTGCAGTTGGTGGCTTGGGGTGGATATCCGCAAGCAGAACGCCAAAGATTAGCGATCGCCCGTGCTGAGTTACCCTTAGATCAATCTCAAGTTAGCCTTGTGGTACTAGAAATTGCAGGTAATTTCCTATTTGACTCGGCGACTCACCGCGATTTTTTAGGCGCAATGCTGGGAACTGGGATTGTCAGGGAGAAAACTGGCGATATTATTGTTTTGGGTGAACGGGGAGCGCAAGCCATTGTAGTTCCAGAGTTAGCAGAATTTTTGCAAATTCATCTTAATCAGGTGCGTTCTGTTCCTGTGAAAACCCAACCCATTGAGCTAGCTGAATTAAAAGTTCGGGAACCGAAGAAGAAAGAATTGACGACAGTAGAAGCTTCTTTGCGGTTAGATGCGATCGCCTCTGCTGGTTTTGGGATGTCTCGCAGTAAGATGGTAGACTTGATTGATTCCGGTGATGTCCGTGTCAATTGGAAAGAAGTCACCCAAGCCAGTTCCCAAGTAAAATCAGGTGACTTAATCGCTATTCGCGGTAAAGGACGCTTAGAAGTTGGAGAAATTGCCGTAACGAAAAAAGAACGTTATCGTGTCCAACTGACTAGATATATGTAA
- a CDS encoding hybrid sensor histidine kinase/response regulator yields the protein MAQPLTVLIIDDCAEDRQVYRRYLQQDQEHHYTILEQESGEEALELCRQLQPDVILLDFLLPDQDGLELLAELQKLLQGSMPAIVMLTGYGNEAIAVQAMKSGVHDYLVKEQTTAERLRSTLHSAIIQTRLRQELSRSQEQLHDSQKFIERIAETTPGILYVHDLVEKRNVYINGKVGNLLGHTPQTIQNLGKEFLITFMHPEDLVRLPQVFQQFDSAKDGDIIEHEYRMRHADGGWCWFFSRNSVFMRNSDGSPRQIVGTAFDITARKQAEEELRSSNERFRLAAAAVNSLIYEWDIKKGTVTRTEGLTRILGYSVEEATPNIEWWQEQIHPDDQDFLVEQFQNPPVNQTHYTFEYRIRHKNNQYLYVLDQGIITRDENGQPVRVVGSATDISDRKLAEAERDQLLQLEKLARAEAEAANQTKDEFVAMVSHDLRSPLNAILGWSQLLRTRQLDESTFTRALETIERNAQSQSKLLEDLLDMSRILRGKLQLEFCLVELPAIIGVAIETAYPSAKAKDIHLKSVIDESIPLIPGDINRLLQVLGNLLSNAIKFTPPEGQITVQLSYTDSEAHITVIDTGIGIKSEFLPYVFERYRQADCQHKQHGLGLGLAIARYLIELHGGAIHVNSLGEGQGTTFTIKLPLHQ from the coding sequence ATGGCACAACCGCTAACCGTTTTAATTATTGATGATTGTGCTGAAGATCGCCAAGTTTATCGCCGCTATCTCCAGCAAGACCAAGAGCATCACTATACAATTCTGGAACAAGAATCAGGAGAGGAGGCACTGGAATTATGTCGGCAGTTGCAACCTGATGTAATTTTATTAGACTTTTTACTGCCAGACCAAGATGGACTAGAACTTCTGGCTGAATTACAAAAGCTGCTGCAAGGAAGTATGCCAGCTATAGTCATGTTAACGGGTTACGGTAATGAAGCGATCGCCGTACAAGCAATGAAAAGTGGTGTTCATGACTATTTAGTGAAAGAACAAACGACAGCAGAACGTTTGCGTTCCACTCTTCACTCTGCAATTATCCAAACGCGATTACGCCAAGAACTTTCCCGGAGTCAGGAGCAATTACACGACAGCCAAAAATTTATTGAACGCATTGCAGAAACCACTCCGGGGATTTTGTACGTTCACGATTTAGTCGAAAAGCGGAATGTTTATATCAATGGTAAGGTTGGTAATTTATTAGGTCATACTCCCCAAACAATTCAAAATTTGGGAAAAGAATTTCTCATCACATTCATGCACCCTGAGGATTTAGTTCGGCTTCCGCAAGTATTTCAGCAGTTTGACTCAGCCAAAGATGGAGACATCATCGAACATGAGTATAGGATGCGACACGCTGATGGTGGATGGTGTTGGTTTTTTAGTCGTAATTCTGTGTTCATGAGAAACAGTGATGGTTCACCACGCCAAATAGTCGGTACAGCCTTTGATATCACCGCTCGTAAGCAAGCTGAAGAAGAACTACGCTCTAGCAATGAACGTTTCCGACTAGCTGCCGCCGCCGTGAATTCTCTCATTTATGAATGGGATATAAAAAAAGGTACGGTCACTAGGACGGAGGGATTGACCCGGATTTTAGGCTACTCTGTGGAGGAAGCCACCCCAAATATTGAATGGTGGCAAGAGCAAATTCATCCTGACGACCAGGACTTTTTGGTTGAGCAATTCCAAAATCCACCTGTTAATCAAACTCATTATACTTTTGAATATCGCATCCGACACAAAAACAATCAGTATTTATACGTATTAGATCAAGGGATAATCACCAGAGATGAAAATGGCCAGCCAGTGCGAGTAGTCGGTAGTGCAACCGATATTAGCGATCGCAAACTTGCGGAAGCAGAACGCGACCAACTATTGCAATTAGAAAAATTAGCCCGTGCGGAAGCAGAAGCCGCCAATCAAACGAAAGATGAGTTTGTGGCGATGGTATCTCATGATTTGCGATCGCCATTGAATGCAATTCTCGGCTGGTCACAATTGTTACGAACTCGCCAGCTTGATGAAAGCACATTTACCCGTGCGTTAGAAACCATTGAACGCAACGCACAATCACAGTCAAAACTTTTGGAGGACTTACTGGATATGTCTCGTATCCTCAGGGGTAAGTTACAGTTGGAGTTTTGCCTAGTGGAGTTACCTGCTATTATCGGCGTAGCAATTGAGACTGCTTATCCCTCAGCCAAAGCTAAAGATATTCATTTAAAGTCGGTGATAGATGAATCAATTCCACTGATTCCTGGTGATATCAATCGCTTGTTACAAGTTTTAGGCAATCTGCTTTCAAATGCGATTAAATTCACACCTCCAGAAGGACAGATCACAGTCCAACTATCATATACAGACTCTGAAGCTCACATCACAGTGATTGATACAGGTATTGGGATTAAGTCAGAATTTTTACCCTACGTTTTTGAGCGCTACCGTCAAGCGGACTGCCAACATAAACAACATGGTTTGGGTTTAGGGTTAGCGATCGCCCGTTATCTCATAGAATTACACGGCGGGGCGATTCATGTGAATAGCCTGGGTGAGGGACAAGGAACTACTTTCACTATTAAATTACCATTGCACCAATAA
- a CDS encoding sensor histidine kinase, producing MNINDITIPFHVDLSNCNKEPIHIPGLIQPHGVLLALQEIDLTILQVSNNTFNLLGRHPEQLLNQHLSCLLEAEQINLLQDCLTQEDLQIINPLEFIIKSHNQSINFDVIAHRSNGLLILELEANLSDKNYSFFRFYHLVKLAMLKLQGAATTTEISQILAQEVRKITGFDRVMVYRFDEQWNGKVIAEVRPEYLTSYLGLHYPASDIPQQARKLYSQNWLRLIPDAKYQPVPIVPTNHPLNNQPLDLSRSVLRSVSPLHIEYMQNMGVTASMSISIMKNQKLWGLIACHHQSPKYIPYEIRSACEFLGQMTSVEMSAKEDSEDTEDKIRVKSVHSKLVQYMSAENDFINALIDHQPNILDLVNAQGAAVCFNGNFRTVGQVPPIPDIQVLVEWMSQNIHEEIFATDSLATVYPDAEKLREVASGLIALSISRSQKNYVLWFRPEVVRTVDWGGNPHKPVEVIANGGIRLSPRKSFELWKETVLLKSHPWKSYEVNAALELRSAIIGIVLQKADELAQLNIELKRSNQELDAFAYIASHDLKEPLRGIHNYSNFLMEDYGEIIDAQGKEKLLTLIRLTQRMEDLIDSLLHFSRLGRVDLSMQDTDLNEIVHRILDMLSGRIEETGVEIRIVQLLPVVYCDRIQIGEVFSNLIANSIKYNDKANKWIEIGYIDNQPLPPTFYVRDNGIGIREKHFEAIFRIFKRLHSPNKYGGGTGAGLTIAKKIVERHGGKIWVESTYGEGSTFYFTLQGV from the coding sequence GTGAACATCAACGATATCACTATTCCCTTTCATGTAGACCTCAGTAACTGTAATAAAGAGCCAATTCATATTCCTGGGTTAATTCAACCTCATGGAGTACTTTTAGCATTACAAGAAATAGACTTAACGATTCTGCAAGTTAGTAATAATACATTCAATCTCTTAGGAAGACATCCTGAACAGTTACTCAATCAACATTTAAGTTGTTTACTAGAAGCAGAACAAATTAACTTATTACAGGATTGTTTGACGCAAGAAGATTTACAAATAATCAATCCCCTAGAATTTATTATAAAATCCCACAACCAAAGCATTAATTTCGATGTTATTGCCCATCGTTCTAATGGTTTGTTGATTTTAGAATTGGAAGCTAATTTATCAGACAAAAATTATTCATTTTTCCGATTTTATCACCTTGTAAAGCTAGCGATGCTAAAACTCCAAGGTGCGGCAACAACAACAGAAATCAGCCAGATATTAGCTCAAGAAGTCCGAAAGATTACTGGCTTTGACAGAGTGATGGTTTATCGCTTTGATGAACAGTGGAATGGTAAAGTTATTGCCGAAGTAAGACCAGAATATCTTACATCTTATTTAGGGTTACATTATCCAGCATCTGATATTCCCCAACAAGCTAGAAAACTCTATAGCCAAAACTGGCTGAGGCTGATCCCAGATGCTAAATATCAACCAGTACCAATTGTTCCTACTAATCATCCCCTTAATAACCAGCCTTTAGATTTAAGTCGCTCAGTTCTTCGTAGTGTTTCCCCACTACACATTGAATATATGCAGAATATGGGCGTGACAGCTTCTATGTCGATTTCAATCATGAAAAATCAGAAATTATGGGGACTCATTGCTTGCCATCATCAATCACCAAAATACATACCCTATGAAATACGGAGTGCCTGTGAATTTTTAGGACAAATGACTTCTGTAGAAATGAGTGCTAAGGAAGATAGTGAAGATACAGAAGACAAAATTCGAGTGAAGTCTGTGCATAGCAAATTAGTCCAATATATGTCGGCGGAAAATGACTTTATTAATGCCTTAATTGACCATCAGCCGAACATACTTGACCTGGTAAATGCACAAGGAGCAGCAGTTTGTTTTAACGGTAATTTTCGTACAGTCGGCCAAGTTCCGCCAATCCCAGATATTCAAGTTCTTGTGGAATGGATGAGTCAAAATATACATGAGGAGATTTTTGCCACAGATTCACTCGCAACAGTTTACCCAGATGCAGAAAAGTTGCGGGAAGTGGCTAGCGGCTTGATAGCACTTTCTATTTCTAGAAGTCAGAAAAACTATGTTTTATGGTTTCGTCCAGAGGTGGTAAGAACTGTAGATTGGGGAGGAAATCCTCATAAACCTGTAGAAGTTATAGCCAATGGTGGAATACGCTTATCACCTCGTAAGTCTTTTGAATTATGGAAAGAAACAGTACTTTTAAAATCACATCCGTGGAAATCTTATGAAGTGAATGCAGCACTAGAGTTAAGAAGCGCAATTATTGGTATAGTGTTGCAAAAAGCAGATGAACTAGCACAGCTAAATATTGAACTGAAACGCAGCAATCAGGAACTAGATGCTTTTGCTTATATCGCTTCTCACGACTTGAAAGAACCACTGCGGGGAATTCATAATTATTCCAACTTTTTAATGGAAGATTATGGCGAAATTATCGATGCACAAGGAAAGGAAAAGTTACTTACCCTGATTCGTCTCACCCAACGGATGGAAGATTTAATCGATTCGCTGCTGCATTTTTCCCGTTTGGGACGGGTTGATTTATCCATGCAGGACACCGACCTCAATGAAATTGTGCATCGCATTCTAGATATGTTAAGTGGGCGAATTGAGGAGACAGGGGTGGAAATTAGGATTGTACAATTACTGCCTGTAGTGTACTGCGATCGCATCCAAATCGGTGAAGTCTTCAGTAATCTCATTGCCAACTCCATCAAATACAACGACAAAGCCAACAAATGGATTGAAATTGGCTACATTGACAACCAACCTCTACCACCCACATTTTACGTGCGAGATAATGGCATTGGTATTCGAGAAAAACACTTTGAAGCCATTTTTCGTATCTTCAAACGACTACACAGCCCCAACAAATATGGTGGTGGTACAGGTGCAGGGCTGACCATAGCCAAAAAAATTGTCGAACGACATGGCGGTAAAATTTGGGTGGAGTCAACCTACGGCGAAGGTAGTACCTTCTATTTCACACTGCAAGGTGTGTAG
- a CDS encoding tetratricopeptide repeat protein, translating to MIKLISVVLSLLVLFGWGTPVMAQSPQPSITQEQIAQGEEWKNQAFKATNKGDFVTAEKYWTKIIDNFPTNAGAWSNRGNSRVSQNKLQAALTDFNKAIELAPNVTDPYLNRGTALEGLGKWSEAIADYNHVLDLDPNDAMAYNNRGNAKAGLGKWSEAIADYKKSFEIAPNFAFARANYAIALYETGQKDEAIREMRNIVRKYPNFADVRAALTAIYWVNGQQGEAESNWVAAYGLDTRYKDMNWVKNIRRWPPSMVSALDKFLQIK from the coding sequence ATAATTAAGTTAATTAGTGTTGTTCTCAGCTTATTAGTTTTGTTTGGCTGGGGTACACCAGTCATGGCACAATCTCCGCAACCATCGATTACCCAGGAACAAATAGCACAAGGGGAGGAATGGAAAAATCAGGCATTTAAGGCCACAAATAAAGGTGATTTTGTCACCGCAGAAAAGTATTGGACAAAAATTATTGATAATTTCCCTACTAATGCTGGGGCTTGGAGTAATCGCGGCAATTCGCGGGTGAGTCAGAATAAGTTACAAGCAGCGCTGACAGATTTCAACAAAGCTATAGAATTAGCCCCGAATGTTACCGACCCGTATTTAAATCGGGGTACAGCATTAGAAGGCTTAGGGAAATGGTCTGAAGCGATCGCTGATTATAATCATGTCCTAGACCTCGACCCTAACGATGCAATGGCCTATAACAATCGGGGTAATGCTAAAGCAGGTTTAGGGAAATGGTCGGAAGCGATCGCAGATTACAAAAAATCCTTTGAAATTGCCCCAAACTTTGCCTTCGCCCGTGCCAACTACGCCATTGCCCTTTACGAAACTGGGCAAAAAGATGAGGCAATCCGGGAGATGCGTAATATTGTTCGTAAATACCCCAACTTCGCAGATGTCCGCGCCGCCCTAACAGCTATTTACTGGGTAAACGGACAACAAGGTGAAGCCGAAAGCAACTGGGTAGCGGCTTATGGTTTAGATACCCGATATAAAGATATGAACTGGGTAAAAAACATCCGTCGCTGGCCGCCTAGTATGGTGTCAGCCTTAGATAAGTTTTTGCAAATCAAGTAA
- the ruvB gene encoding Holliday junction branch migration DNA helicase RuvB, producing the protein MAIISSKKQPPEPNGQPNKRPESAPAAPKEKVLQPEAAIDEQGKQEESIRPQKFADYIGQKDLKDVLDIAIKAAKSRGEVLDHLLLYGPPGLGKTTMAMILASEMGVNYKITSAPALERPRDIVGLLVNLKPGDILFIDEIHRLSRMTEEILYPAMEDYRLDITVGKGSSARIRSIPLSKFTLVGATTRVGALTSPLRDRFGLIQKLRFYEVDELSQIVLRSAQLLQTQVTDDGATEIARRSRGTPRIANRLLKRVRDYAQVKSCTEVSQNIAAEALQLFQVDPCGLDWTDRRMLSVIIEQFNGGPVGLETIAAATGEDTQTIEEVYEPYLMQIGYLSRTPRGRTATKAAYKHMGFTPPNEQLSLL; encoded by the coding sequence ATGGCGATCATCTCCTCAAAAAAACAGCCCCCAGAACCCAACGGACAGCCAAACAAGCGCCCGGAGTCAGCACCAGCCGCCCCTAAAGAGAAGGTTTTGCAACCTGAAGCTGCTATTGATGAGCAAGGTAAGCAAGAAGAAAGTATCAGACCACAAAAATTCGCCGACTACATCGGACAGAAAGACCTGAAAGACGTGCTGGACATTGCCATCAAAGCAGCCAAGTCGCGGGGTGAAGTTTTGGATCACTTGCTACTGTATGGCCCGCCAGGATTGGGTAAAACAACAATGGCAATGATATTAGCTTCGGAAATGGGAGTCAATTACAAAATCACTAGTGCGCCCGCCTTAGAACGTCCCAGAGATATTGTCGGGCTACTAGTGAACCTCAAACCCGGTGATATTTTATTTATTGATGAAATCCATCGACTTTCGCGGATGACCGAAGAAATTCTCTATCCGGCAATGGAAGATTACCGCTTAGATATCACCGTGGGTAAAGGTTCCAGCGCTCGGATTCGGAGTATACCTTTGTCTAAGTTTACCTTAGTGGGGGCAACAACCCGCGTAGGTGCCTTAACTTCACCACTGCGCGATCGCTTCGGCTTAATTCAAAAACTGCGCTTTTACGAAGTTGACGAACTCAGCCAAATAGTCCTGCGGAGCGCTCAGTTACTCCAAACCCAAGTTACCGACGACGGAGCCACAGAAATCGCCCGTCGTTCACGGGGAACACCACGTATCGCCAATCGCTTACTTAAACGTGTCCGCGATTATGCACAGGTAAAATCCTGCACAGAAGTTAGCCAAAATATTGCTGCCGAAGCACTACAGCTATTTCAAGTAGACCCATGCGGACTCGATTGGACAGACCGTCGAATGCTCAGTGTGATTATCGAGCAATTTAACGGTGGCCCCGTAGGTTTAGAAACAATTGCCGCCGCGACCGGAGAAGATACCCAAACAATAGAAGAAGTATACGAACCTTACCTGATGCAAATTGGCTATCTCAGTCGGACTCCCCGTGGTCGCACAGCCACCAAAGCCGCCTATAAACACATGGGATTTACGCCACCAAACGAGCAGCTATCTTTACTTTAA